A window of candidate division KSB1 bacterium contains these coding sequences:
- a CDS encoding amino acid permease — protein sequence MLVVGVVIGAGIFITTGIMAKTLPSAGLILVAWVVGGILTLAGALTYAELGASMPEAGGQYVFIRKAYGPLSGFLFGWITFAIYMNGVIAYMSITFVEYFTYFLPFLSTDNVIFSSAFGLFGQTFNYTLSVGHLAAIALIAVLSTINFLGVRFGKSIQNTFTLVKIGIILLFIVLGLTSGTGTAIDFSLNPTGAGFGQIIIGFGLALVIGLIAFDGWNTLTWLGGEIKNPARNITLALIYGTGTITVLYLLINIVYLTALPINEMANSFKIAEDAAFALHGNAATGVISAAVVISIFGGLNGVILAGPRIYYAMAKDKLFFRRAAHVHPRYRTPGFAILIQAVWASVLALSGTVEQLITMVMFVGISFWLVTAYSVFRLRKKYPDLDRPYKTWGYPAVPILFIIASAGILINTLVQRPMESLAGIGFTIIGIPVYYLWRNLSKK from the coding sequence ATGCTGGTTGTGGGGGTTGTGATTGGCGCCGGCATTTTCATTACCACAGGCATCATGGCCAAAACATTACCCTCGGCGGGGTTAATCTTGGTGGCCTGGGTCGTCGGCGGGATTCTTACACTTGCCGGCGCTCTTACCTACGCTGAGCTGGGAGCTTCCATGCCCGAAGCGGGCGGTCAATATGTCTTTATCAGGAAAGCCTACGGACCGCTGTCCGGTTTTCTTTTCGGCTGGATAACCTTCGCCATCTATATGAATGGCGTCATCGCCTATATGAGTATCACCTTTGTCGAGTATTTTACCTACTTCTTACCGTTTTTGTCAACGGACAATGTCATCTTTTCTTCAGCCTTCGGTCTCTTCGGGCAGACGTTCAACTACACGTTGTCCGTGGGCCATTTGGCCGCCATCGCGCTCATCGCAGTTTTGTCGACCATAAATTTCTTAGGTGTGCGTTTTGGTAAAAGCATCCAAAACACATTTACCCTCGTCAAAATTGGCATCATACTTTTATTTATCGTACTCGGGCTTACAAGCGGAACCGGGACAGCGATTGATTTTTCCTTGAACCCAACGGGTGCGGGCTTTGGTCAAATCATTATTGGATTCGGCCTGGCCCTGGTGATCGGTTTAATAGCATTCGATGGCTGGAACACCCTGACCTGGTTGGGCGGAGAAATCAAGAACCCCGCGCGCAACATCACTTTGGCTCTGATCTATGGCACAGGAACCATAACCGTCCTATATCTCCTGATTAACATAGTCTATCTTACCGCTTTGCCAATCAATGAAATGGCTAACTCTTTCAAGATTGCCGAGGACGCCGCATTTGCACTGCACGGCAACGCCGCAACGGGAGTCATATCTGCGGCCGTTGTTATTTCGATTTTCGGTGGTTTAAACGGCGTTATTCTGGCCGGACCGCGCATCTATTATGCCATGGCAAAAGATAAATTGTTTTTTAGAAGGGCCGCTCATGTTCACCCGCGCTACCGTACGCCTGGTTTTGCCATCCTGATCCAGGCGGTCTGGGCCTCAGTCCTGGCATTGAGCGGCACCGTTGAGCAGCTTATCACTATGGTCATGTTTGTCGGCATTTCGTTTTGGTTAGTTACTGCATATTCCGTTTTTAGATTGAGAAAAAAATATCCGGATTTGGACAGACCCTATAAGACCTGGGGTTATCCTGCGGTTCCCATACTTTTTATTATTGCGTCTGCGGGAATTCTTATCAATACACTCGTGCAAAGGCCGATGGAGTCTTTGGCCGGAATTGGATTTACGATTATTGGCATACCTGTCTATTACCTGTGGCGGAATCTTTCTAAGAAATAG